One region of Thermodesulfobacteriota bacterium genomic DNA includes:
- the nuoB gene encoding NADH-quinone oxidoreductase subunit NuoB yields the protein MGIIGNADEGLAGLLKDSVIMTKLDAVIGWARKYSLFVYPFATACCAMEYMSLGGPQYDLDRFGAALPRFTPRQADLLLVVGTISHKQAPILVKVYDQMTEPKWVIAFGACAVSGGFYDNYATVQGIDTLIPVDVYIPGCPPRPEMVIDGLIKLQQKIAKERWTDWPRGAAPVTGA from the coding sequence ATGGGAATAATCGGAAACGCGGATGAAGGACTGGCCGGACTCCTGAAGGATTCGGTGATCATGACCAAGCTGGATGCCGTCATCGGCTGGGCCAGGAAATACTCCCTGTTTGTTTACCCCTTTGCGACGGCCTGTTGCGCCATGGAGTACATGTCCCTGGGCGGTCCCCAGTACGACCTGGACCGGTTCGGCGCCGCCCTGCCCCGGTTTACGCCGAGGCAGGCCGACCTGCTGCTGGTGGTGGGCACCATCAGCCACAAACAGGCCCCGATTCTGGTCAAGGTTTATGATCAGATGACCGAGCCCAAATGGGTCATCGCCTTTGGCGCCTGCGCGGTTTCCGGCGGGTTTTACGATAATTACGCCACCGTCCAGGGCATCGATACCCTCATTCCGGTGGACGTTTATATCCCCGGTTGCCCGCCGCGGCCGGAAATGGTCATCGACGGGCTGATCAAGTTACAGCAGAAAATCGCCAAGGAAAGATGGACCGACTGGCCAAGAGGCGCCGCACCGGTCACTGGCGCGTAA
- a CDS encoding FAD-dependent oxidoreductase: MKLLFSSWNNEIVDSRGLEPDKWKDVPSVTLPADFDKENTIAGFMGWAGIILLKDSVDIVDMSLRYMQEVHKTSCGKCFPCRIGTAIMENTLKKFAEGKGQAEDLTRLRNLGQYISETSKCFIGKTGPVPILHAIEHFRNDFEKAAAGKKPAQTSARYAAKWTAPCYSACPAGMNIPAYVEHISENRVLDALQVTREASPMAASLGRACFHPCEKNCRRSHIDEAISICKLKRFAWDYEDLRPLAQPENPNRHAKTDKVAVIGAGPAGLSAAYYLAIKGYPVTVFEALPVPGGMVGVGIPEYRVPKEVLQRETAFVEKMGVEIRYNTPIGKDLTIPQLQKEGYKAFLVATGAHLSKKIGVEGEDNNLDGFLKGIDYLKDCVTTRCLDMKGKRVLVVGGGNVAMDCCRSPIRNGAKEVTIVYRRTKKELPADPHEVHDSEIEGVKYIFLTAPKKIVSQNGKVTGLECLKMELGEPDASGRRRPVPVEGSEFVIPADIIIQAIGQDCDLSVLSGVNDVQSTRWGTITADPQTFQTHVPYIFTAGDVFNGPLTIVDACGNARRAAESIHQFLTDGAVTVSTDEKLDRVFKTLGVDGKNEKPAFKETLKRVSMPVIPLDRRVTSFAEVETGYDLRQAIEEASRCLRCYQMGMVALEK, from the coding sequence ATGAAACTGTTATTTTCTTCATGGAATAATGAAATCGTCGACAGCCGGGGACTTGAACCCGATAAGTGGAAGGACGTGCCTTCCGTCACGCTGCCGGCGGACTTTGACAAGGAAAACACCATCGCCGGTTTCATGGGCTGGGCCGGTATCATCCTGCTGAAGGACTCCGTCGACATCGTCGATATGTCCCTGCGCTACATGCAGGAAGTGCATAAGACCTCCTGCGGAAAATGTTTCCCCTGCCGGATCGGCACCGCGATCATGGAAAACACCCTGAAAAAATTCGCCGAGGGGAAAGGACAGGCGGAGGACCTGACCAGGTTACGGAATCTGGGGCAATACATATCGGAAACATCCAAATGCTTCATCGGCAAAACCGGTCCGGTTCCGATCCTGCATGCCATCGAACACTTCCGGAACGACTTCGAAAAAGCCGCGGCCGGAAAGAAGCCGGCGCAGACAAGCGCCCGCTATGCGGCCAAATGGACGGCCCCCTGCTACTCCGCCTGTCCGGCCGGAATGAACATCCCCGCCTATGTCGAGCATATCAGCGAAAACCGCGTCCTGGATGCCCTGCAGGTCACCCGCGAGGCCAGCCCCATGGCCGCCTCGCTGGGCCGGGCCTGCTTTCATCCCTGTGAAAAGAACTGCCGCCGGTCCCATATCGACGAGGCGATCTCCATCTGCAAGCTCAAACGGTTCGCCTGGGACTATGAGGATCTGCGTCCCCTGGCCCAGCCGGAGAATCCCAACCGGCACGCCAAAACGGACAAGGTGGCGGTCATCGGCGCCGGCCCCGCCGGCCTCTCGGCCGCTTATTATCTGGCCATCAAAGGATACCCGGTGACGGTTTTTGAAGCCCTGCCGGTTCCGGGCGGCATGGTCGGCGTGGGCATCCCCGAATACCGGGTTCCCAAGGAGGTTCTCCAGAGAGAAACCGCCTTTGTCGAAAAGATGGGCGTGGAAATCCGCTACAACACCCCCATCGGCAAAGACCTCACCATTCCCCAACTCCAAAAGGAAGGGTACAAGGCTTTTCTGGTCGCCACCGGCGCCCATCTTTCCAAAAAGATCGGAGTGGAAGGAGAGGATAACAACCTCGACGGCTTTTTGAAGGGAATTGATTATCTGAAAGACTGCGTCACCACCCGGTGTCTGGATATGAAAGGCAAAAGAGTGCTGGTTGTCGGCGGCGGCAACGTGGCCATGGACTGCTGCCGATCCCCCATCAGAAACGGCGCCAAGGAGGTGACCATCGTCTATCGCCGGACCAAGAAAGAACTGCCGGCCGATCCCCATGAAGTACACGACTCGGAAATCGAGGGCGTCAAATACATTTTTCTCACCGCTCCCAAAAAGATCGTTTCCCAGAACGGAAAGGTGACCGGCCTGGAATGCCTGAAAATGGAACTGGGTGAACCCGATGCCAGCGGCCGGAGACGCCCGGTGCCGGTGGAAGGATCGGAGTTTGTCATCCCGGCGGACATCATCATCCAGGCCATCGGCCAGGACTGCGACCTGTCCGTTTTAAGCGGCGTGAACGACGTCCAGTCCACCCGCTGGGGTACCATTACCGCGGACCCGCAGACCTTTCAGACCCATGTTCCTTATATCTTCACCGCCGGGGACGTGTTCAACGGTCCGCTGACCATTGTCGACGCCTGCGGCAACGCCCGCCGGGCCGCGGAAAGTATCCACCAGTTCCTTACCGACGGCGCGGTCACCGTATCCACCGATGAAAAACTGGACCGGGTCTTCAAGACCCTGGGCGTTGACGGCAAAAACGAAAAACCCGCCTTCAAAGAAACCCTTAAACGGGTGTCCATGCCGGTCATCCCTCTGGATCGGAGAGTGACCAGCTTCGCCGAAGTGGAAACCGGGTATGATCTGCGGCAGGCGATTGAAGAAGCCTCCCGCTGCCTGCGGTGTTATCAGATGGGCATGGTGGCGCTGGAAAAATAA
- a CDS encoding NADH-quinone oxidoreductase subunit C, with protein MKTSVTLKKLTEKFPDAVVETHSFRNDDTAIIKKEEILKIFSFLRDDPELLYNFMMDITAVDYMGREPRFEVVYHLYSLRYNTRIRIKARVSEADGAIDSATSLWNSADWFEREAYDMYGIRFTGHPNLKRILLYEEFEGHPLRKDYPVKKRQPLIGPVN; from the coding sequence ATGAAAACCAGTGTGACGCTGAAGAAACTGACGGAAAAATTTCCGGATGCCGTTGTCGAAACCCACTCCTTTCGTAATGATGATACGGCAATTATAAAAAAGGAAGAGATACTCAAGATTTTCTCCTTTTTGCGGGACGATCCGGAGCTTCTGTATAATTTCATGATGGATATCACGGCGGTGGACTATATGGGCCGGGAACCGAGATTTGAGGTCGTTTATCACCTCTATTCCCTCAGATACAACACCCGGATCCGGATCAAGGCCCGTGTATCCGAAGCGGACGGCGCCATTGACTCCGCCACCTCTCTCTGGAACAGCGCCGACTGGTTTGAAAGAGAAGCCTACGACATGTACGGCATCCGCTTCACGGGACATCCCAATCTGAAGCGGATTCTGCTGTACGAGGAGTTTGAAGGGCATCCCCTGCGAAAGGATTATCCGGTAAAGAAGCGGCAGCCCCTGATCGGGCCTGTCAACTAA
- a CDS encoding NADH-quinone oxidoreductase subunit A codes for MSEYIPVLLMLLLAAATSVGILCVATFIGPKKKFPEKMQPFECGEAPLVSPKQRFSVKFYLVALFFVIFDIEAVFLYPWAVVFKELGLFGFIEMMMFLGILAVGLIYVWKRGALEWE; via the coding sequence ATGAGCGAATACATACCTGTCTTACTGATGCTACTGCTGGCCGCGGCCACGTCGGTGGGCATTTTATGCGTGGCCACCTTCATCGGCCCGAAAAAGAAGTTCCCGGAAAAGATGCAGCCTTTCGAATGCGGTGAAGCCCCCCTGGTGTCCCCCAAGCAGCGATTCTCCGTCAAGTTTTACCTGGTGGCCCTGTTTTTCGTCATTTTTGATATTGAAGCGGTTTTTCTGTATCCCTGGGCGGTGGTCTTCAAAGAACTGGGCCTGTTCGGCTTTATTGAGATGATGATGTTCCTGGGAATTCTGGCCGTGGGCCTGATTTATGTCTGGAAAAGAGGTGCCTTGGAATGGGAATAA